The Setaria italica strain Yugu1 chromosome VIII, Setaria_italica_v2.0, whole genome shotgun sequence genome includes the window GACAGGCGCCGTCGTCACGCCGGACACCAACCAACACACGCGCCACTCGCCAGCGTCAGCTATGGCCCCACCTCCACCCCAGCGCCTTCTAATGCCCGCCGGCGGGCTCGCCGTCCGCGGCGACGTTCCGCACCGCTGAAGATGAAGCTCCGCCACCTCCCACCCGTCCTCTTCCTCTTAGTGACAGCCCTCTCGCTCCCCGCCTTCTCCTTCCGCCGCAACCTGTTCCTCCCTCGAGACCCGTCGCCGTCCCAGCAGCAtcacgccggcgacgacgcgctcctccgccggctcgcggccgtcgacgccggcgcggaCCAGATCCTGGCCGAGGCGGCCGCGATGCTGGCTAACGCCTCGATATCCTCCTCCACCCATCATCACAGCAGCAGCCTCGGCaacggccaccaccgcctcctcacCCTCCGCCTCCCTTGCTGTTCCAGCAACGCCACCGTGTCCCGCCTCCGCGTCCCCTACGACACGCTCCCCGAAGACggcgccctcctcgccgccttccGCGCCTCCCTCCGCTCCTACCTCCTCGCGCACCACcacatccgccgccgccgaagcggcGCCAACAACGCCGCCATCGCCAGCGTCATGCGCGACCTCCCGGGCCTcctcggccggcgccggcgcttcCCGACCTGCGCCGTCGTGGGCAACAGCGGCATCCTCCTCGGCTCCGGTCGTGGCCCCCAGATCGACGCGCACGACTTCGTCGTCCGCCTCAACaacgcccccgccggcgccgcggccgccttcgCGCCCGACGTCGGCAGCAAGACCTCGCTCGCCTTCGCCCACTCCTTCGTCCTCCGCCgctgcgccggcccctccgccgccaccgtccccgGCTGCGCCTGCCACCCCTACGGCCGCAGTGTCCCGCTGGCCATGTACGTGAGCCACCCCGCGCACCTCCTCGACGCGCTCGCCtgcggcgccaccgccacgccgGCGTCCCCGTTCCGGCTCCGCCTCACCGACGCGCGCCTCGACGCGCTGTGTGCGCGCATTGCCAAGTACTACTCGATGCGGCGGTTCGTGGCCGCCACCGGGGAGCCGGAGAGCAactggcgcggcggcgacgagaggACGCCGCACTTCCACTACTCGTCGGGGCTGCAGGCGGTGGTGATGACGCTGGGGGCGTGCGAGGAGGTGTCCATGTTCGGGTTCGggaaggcggcgggggcgaaGCACCATTACCACAccgagaggaagaaggagacgGAGGTGCATGACTACGAGGCCGAGTACCAGTTCTACCGCGACCTGCAGTCGCGACCGGAGGCGGTGCCGTTCCTCGACGAGGCGCCGGCGGGCTTCAAGCTGCCACCGGTGAAGCAGTATTGGTGACGTGCTCCGTGCTGTCTACTGGTGACTGGAGATCTGAACCGTCGTGATGGAAATTCATGGCCGAGCGAGATTGATTGCATGCAGTTTCTAACTTGGCAGTTGTAGGATTGGCTGCGTGTGCGATCTGTGTCCGTGTTGGACCACACTCGCACACCGACGAGACGCCCAACTGGGGTGGAAACGTGAATGGCGATGGACGCTTCGATCTGATTAAGGGCGTGAAAATTCATGCTTAGAACATTATCGGCCCAAGTAAAATGAGaggtttattttttttcccttttgaaaCGCAACCGGCAAGACAATGCCATCCTGCGCGCCCCGGGGGAACAGAGTAGTGGAATGGAGAGGGGGAGCATGTCTTCCATAGCGCAACCGCCAAGAAGGAAAAAGATGCCCCGCCAATGCGGTTTTGTAACTGGAACTCCCAAGATGCCGCATCCGAAGCTTCAAAattggtactccctccgttccaaattgtaggtcgttttggtttttctagattcatagatattattatgcatctagatatagtgtatgtctatatgcagaataatatttataaatctaaaagagctaaaacaacttacaatttggaacagagggagtagttgtCATGCCATAGCTGGCGTCGTACCACTCCACCCCGACCAAACATATATAAAAGCCAATGTGGCCACGCCAAACTGGCCAACgctaagggcaagtacattggtgtcgtctaatagacggtctcatgcattgacacgtaatcttgagacgattcaacaggcaacccgtacaatgggttgtcctataagttgtctggtagtggtatataattccatgagttgcatggcaataataactcgtacaatggttgttaagttgtctcgtagtcctacaatttagctcatgaggtggttgtttcgcgaagcaacgacctctttctctctcctcgctctctctcctccacatcatcaaaaatcttACGTgacactgcatgagacgacctataagACCACTGACGtatagcaatgtacttgccctaagtAGGACCAGCCATCATGACTGCAACCGCGGTGAGCCGCCGCAGACCAATTGTCGTTACCGCACCAAACTAGCCCTGACAGACATGTATGGATGCACCACTAGTCGTTATAAGGCCGGTTGTCGAAGAACGCCTCCATTATGGTATCCTGGTATTGAGGTACCTACTGGTATAGTCGTATGGAACATTATTGGCACAAAACACCCGTGACATGTGTCCCATGTGATGTTTCTGAAATTTTTGTTTGGGGTACTGTATttgttgaaaaaaaatcttacaCTTACCTGATAGAGAGATGTTTAACCAGAGAAAGCTAGGGGAAGATATGGGCAATTCAAAGGGAAATGAGAATTTGACATAGAGGTTTCTGATTTGAAAAAATAGCTCAATTACATATAGGATGATAATATACTGAAAGAGTACTTTATTATTGGGCCTTAGTATTTTATAGCGACACAGAGACTGGCCCATATAGAGCAACGCTATTGGGCTTCCTGATTTTGGAATGGGCCAGAAGCCGAAAAATTAATCTGGGGGGAACCGGGAGTTTGAGCGTATAGTTTAGTTGTTTTAGATAGGTTAGGATTCTTCTTCCCCCACGACTTGGGGTAGTTTCTACCTTGGTTCTCTCCAGGATCGATGCTCCTCGTGACTCCTGTTGGTGAGTTCCAAATCTACTACAGCCTGATGACTCGTGACTCCTGTTGGTGAGTTCCAAATCTACTACAGCCTGATGACGACGGGTTGGATTTTCATCCTCATTTTGAGTTTCTTTGTTACTTTGTTGGCGATCTTCGATTCGTTGGCAAGGGAGTTGACTTCTGGACCACTAGCGATGGATCTCAAGCTGGAGGTGCCAGATCCTGTCTTTCTCGGTGAAGGAAAGGCCGATGGTCGTTTGTCGTTGCTAGTGCGTTCAGTGTCTTTCCCGGTGAAGGAAAGGCCGATGGTCGTTTGTCGTTGCTAGTGCGTTCAGTGATTTAAAGGTGCGTTGATGCATTCGATGTGCTGTCTATTGTGGCATTTCAAAAAATTAATGTGTCTTTATCAGTTTGGGATTCTTCGACTTCCGGCTCCGTGTTGTGCGCTCTTCTTCATCAAACCCTGGTGCGGCGGTTCGATGAGCGTGTTTGTCGGGTGGCCATGAAGTTGCTCACGAGCAAGATGCTATGGAGGTTATGTGTAGGGCTTCAATGTAATTTTCTATTTCTTAATGGACCTCGTAGCAAGGGGTGGAATGTAATTCTCAGTTATTATCAATAAAAGTCCAAGCCGTTCCTctcaaaaaaattcaaaaaataatCTAGCAAGGCATTCTGCAGtgcaagttttttctttttctgattaCAAGATAACGTGTGTCCTTGATCCGTGGACAACTTGCTTGACTGATACCTTTGAGGAAATACTTGGAAAAAAATAGTTATAGCAGCAGCAGTACAAAAACGTGAAACTACGGTGAAAGCAATATTGAAGAGAGGATTATGGATGATGAATTTTTCCCCAAAACTAAGGAGTTCCATATTAGTACGAGGGGTTCAATCATCCAATTGCATCAAAGCTCGTATTCGGTGTTTTTTAATTAAATCCTAATAGCCGCTATTTGAAACACAGATAAAAAACTCAAAGTGATTGCTTTGCCCACATGCACGCTTCGAACTCTAGATGCACaatgaaagttttttttaaaaaaaaaattgaccgCTTCATGCTTAACTACTTTAGGTTGATGACAATAGGGGAATATCATGACAATATTTTGGGGTGGCACAAATGGACCCCAACCATTTACTAACCACGTCTGCATACATAACTCATTCTAAATACtatctcatttttttttgtctagaCCACATTAGAATATAAAAAAACTTTAAAGGTAAGGTTTAATCACTAATTGTCCTAGAACATATGTTACCGACTGTTGAAGGATCAATATCGTATTGAAAGACACAAGAAGCACAAATTGTTTGGAAAAATATTTTGGCCTTTTTCATGGTACTAGAGTTTCATTATTAGGTTCATGAATATGCTTCTGTAGTCACTGTTATGTTTCTAAAGCACATGTCTATGGATCATCATTTTATGACTAGAATGAGCCATTAGTGTATTTAGAGCTGAGCAAATTTGACCTGGCTCGACAGTCCGGCACGAGCCCGTCATGTGACCTTTATAAGGTCGGGTGTGGCACCCATTTTGCTAGCTTGAAAACCCGCTAAGCTCGGAcgaattattattattatttatttatttttcaacttaAAAAGATCGGGCGGcccgacaaaaaaaaattgaaaaaaccGGTCCGAAAGCTGTTTGTGGGCGGGCTTGGTCACGTTTTTTCCCTGAATCATTCCGAGCTTTTTGCCGGTCCAGTCCACACTTTGCTCAAGTCTAGTTGTACCCTCTACCCTCTAGTGACTAGTGTTCCCCTTTGCTCCAACGAAAAACACAAATATGAGATCAACCATCTGGTCCAATTTTCAGCTTCCAAAGACGTATTCAAGTATGGCCTTCTGTATTCTCGAACTGGAGTACATCTTACCTTAGCAGATGTGCCTTTTTGAATTTCGAGTGCCTTTCTCCCTTCCACTCCATGTTGAGTTGTCGACCAAACCAACCTGCAGACACCATCAGCTCGCTGCCTTACCAGCGAGCCACCCGTCACCCACTGACAAAAGGGCCCCACAATGCTCCGGGTACCACATGTCAGCGAGTTGGTTGACTGGGTCAACCTGAATCGCTGCCGTCCCACACGCCCGCCACGCAGCTCCCACCAATTCTCACCCGACCCAGTGTCCCATCCTACTCACCTCACCGGCGGCTCCAGCTCAGCCACCACCTCCGCGCCTACTAAAATGGCCGCCGGATCTCGCCGCGCGCGAAGGCGACCGCGCCGCCGGAGATGAAGCGCCGCCACCTTCCGCCggtgctcgtcctcctccttgcGCTCtcgctcctctccctccccttccgccgccgcctgttCCTCCCCCGCGGCCCGTCCCAGTACTACGCGGGCGGCGACGCGCTCCTCCGTAGGCTCGCGGCCGCCGACGCAGGTGGGGACCAGGTccgcgccgaggccgccgcgctgGTCGCAAATGCCTCGGTGTCCTCCTTCCCCAGCATCGGCAACCGCTACCGCCTCCTCTACCTCCGCCTGCCTTACCACACCAACGCCACCTCCGCGCCGCGGCAGCGGGCCGTCTCCCGCCTCCGCGTCCCCTTCGAGACGGTCCCCGACGACggcgccctcctcgccgcgtTCCGCGCCTCCCTCCGCTCGTTCCTCCTCGCGCGACgccagctccggcgccggggcggcgacgacgacgatgtcgtcgccggcgtcgccaTGGGCGGCATTGGGGACCTCCTCGACCGCCACCCGCGGCGGGAGCGGTTCCCCACCTGCGCCGTCGTCGGGAACAGCGGCATTCTCCTCGGCTCCGGCCGGGGCGGGCAGATCGACGCGCACGACCTCGTCGTCCGCCTCAACAACGCCCGCGTCGCGGGTTacgccgccgacgtcggcgCCAAGACCTCGCTCTCCTTCGTCAACTCCAACATCCTCCACCGCTGCGCCGTccgctccgccgtcgccgccggcggctgcgCCTGCCACCCCTACGGCCGCGCGGTCCCCATGGCCATGTACGTCTGCCAGCCGGCGCACCTCCTCGACGCGCTCATCTGCAACGCCACCGCCACGCCGGCGTCCCCGTTCCCGCTCCTCGTCACCGACGCGCGCCTCGACGCGCTCTGCGCGCGCATCGCCAAGTATTACTCGATGCGGCGGTTCGTGGCCACGACCGGGGAGCCGGCGAACAACTGGACCCGGAGGCACGACGAGAGGTACTTCCACTACTCGTCGGGGCTGCAGGCGGTGGTAATGGCGCTGGGGGTCTGCGACGAGGTGAGCCTGTTCGGGTTCGGGAAGGCGGCGGGAGCGAAGCACCATTACCACACCAACCAGAAGAAGGAGCTGGACCTGCACGACTACGAGGCCGAGTACCAGTTCTACCGCGACCTCCAGGCGCGGCCGGAGGCGGTGCCGTTCTTCGACGAGACGCCGGGGTTCAAGGTGCCGCCAGTGAAGCTAtactggtgagtggtgactggTGAAGTCAGTAACATGTAATTGCTACTTGTTGTACATTTTTTACAACTAGAATATTTTTTAGACATAGAGAAATGTGTACAGTATGGCAATCAAAATTTGAAAGGGAATTAGAGATTGGGATGGAGCATGTAGAGGGAAAATTTTGTGTTGATCAGATGAATCAAAATGGTTGTAACTGTTCATGTACAATTTGTGTAGTACAACTGTACACTACCATGACTGCATGAGTATATACTTCAGACGCCGAACGTGTAAATTACAGCATTGAAAATGTAATGAGACTGGTTGATTTGTCAGATTTATAAATGTGTAATAGATATTTGTTCTACTTTGGTTCTCATTTTACCAATTTGCGGTGCTGATGGTGAAGCTGTACGGTGATTGTTTCTATTATGTGCTATTGTGTTTGTTGTACAATTCTACACTTGACTGATAGTTAGAATTTAGAAAACAAGTGTAAAATATGGCCAATTCAGAGGGAATTTGACATAGATGTTTCTGATAGGGAAATATAGCTAAAATTTTCAGTTGAAAGGTGAGTAGAAATGATACTCATTTGGTGTCCAGATGATTCAAATTGTTTGTAATTGCTGACATCTTTGTTGTAAAATTGTTGCACTTGATCGAAACATTCAGACAAATATAGAGATTTTAGACAGACATACACACAAAGGAAATTTTGGGCAATGGAAAGGGAATGAAATTGAACAAGATCATGTTAGGATTTGGACGTGTATAAAAATATTGTCAGGTCTCATAAGAAACATTTGGTTGATTGTACCCGCTTGCATTTTGTTTGTTTAGCTTCGTTATAGCAAAACTTTATCGCACTATCTGACATGTAGGTATCATTGTTTAACCCCTGCTAGGGAAAATGATTTAACTGTACATGTAATAGTAGGTTGGTAGCCTATTGGCTATCAGATCTGTTTGCAGCTGATGACCAACCACTAAAATCTACTACCATGAACCAAGAACGCAGCAATGGTGTTAGTTGCGTGCCCACTGCTGGTCCCTTGTCACTATAAGACTGCTATTAAGTCTAACAAGGTGCTAACAGCGACCCGACGGTAGTTCAACTGACATATAACTTAGGACTGAAACCATAACAATACTGAAGTGTTGTTCTGTCAGCTTGCACCCCGCAATCTCTGCTG containing:
- the LOC101753470 gene encoding sialyltransferase-like protein 2, translating into MKLRHLPPVLFLLVTALSLPAFSFRRNLFLPRDPSPSQQHHAGDDALLRRLAAVDAGADQILAEAAAMLANASISSSTHHHSSSLGNGHHRLLTLRLPCCSSNATVSRLRVPYDTLPEDGALLAAFRASLRSYLLAHHHIRRRRSGANNAAIASVMRDLPGLLGRRRRFPTCAVVGNSGILLGSGRGPQIDAHDFVVRLNNAPAGAAAAFAPDVGSKTSLAFAHSFVLRRCAGPSAATVPGCACHPYGRSVPLAMYVSHPAHLLDALACGATATPASPFRLRLTDARLDALCARIAKYYSMRRFVAATGEPESNWRGGDERTPHFHYSSGLQAVVMTLGACEEVSMFGFGKAAGAKHHYHTERKKETEVHDYEAEYQFYRDLQSRPEAVPFLDEAPAGFKLPPVKQYW
- the LOC101753884 gene encoding sialyltransferase-like protein 2 yields the protein MKRRHLPPVLVLLLALSLLSLPFRRRLFLPRGPSQYYAGGDALLRRLAAADAGGDQVRAEAAALVANASVSSFPSIGNRYRLLYLRLPYHTNATSAPRQRAVSRLRVPFETVPDDGALLAAFRASLRSFLLARRQLRRRGGDDDDVVAGVAMGGIGDLLDRHPRRERFPTCAVVGNSGILLGSGRGGQIDAHDLVVRLNNARVAGYAADVGAKTSLSFVNSNILHRCAVRSAVAAGGCACHPYGRAVPMAMYVCQPAHLLDALICNATATPASPFPLLVTDARLDALCARIAKYYSMRRFVATTGEPANNWTRRHDERYFHYSSGLQAVVMALGVCDEVSLFGFGKAAGAKHHYHTNQKKELDLHDYEAEYQFYRDLQARPEAVPFFDETPGFKVPPVKLYW